ACACATTACAAATTAGGAAAATCAACAGATTTTTTCGACAATCCCAGACAAGGGCGAAGGCCATACAAATCACTCAGTGAACTTCATCAACTTCCAAGGATTATACCATTCATAAATACTCCTAATCTTCGTCAATTCTCACCTATACGACACCTATACGGGAGATTGCCTCAATCTTTATAAGATCCAGTTTTGTAATCTCTTTGCCCTACCACACCAGGTGGTACATAATTAATTTACAGCATTTTCTGCGTTCTTAAATCCTCAAGGGCTCCTTGTAATGCCGAGTAGAGCAACCCTTGCTAGAGTGTAGCATTTTATTCCCCAGCTGCCAACCTCTAGATATCGGCGACCCATGATCACTCAATCTCTTCAGGCCGGCACCGTATGCCTTAtagaggaggagaggctTCCTTTCTATAAAGCGGAGCAATCCTACCCTGTTCACATAGGGGAGCTCCTTCACTCAAGATAGAAAGTTCTTGTAACGAAGGATCTACTATACAGGGTAGATAGcctgtcaactaggtaaggaaACGGGAGGCAAAAGGTAAAGCTCTATCATTAACTGGATAGTAGAACAAATACAAagaagactgattcttgTCCCTTTTTCCTATGTCTTCAGTAGCGCTTAAATAGCTTAagaatccttctcttttagGAAATTCTTTCCCTTAGAATCCCAACCGAATAGTCGGTGAATCTTTGAATTAGAAAAAGGGCCAAAAAGTCAAGGCGTTAATCTCTCTAAGGCTGGTTCGGAACTGCAAAGGGAGCTGGGGTGTATGTAAGTTGAGCAGGGGTAGGAGCCCCGGGGGTTCTGTATGTCCTACGGGCcgattctgcatcggctccGTGACAGTTCTAGGGAAACTTGGGTATGGGTCTTATTCAACTGTTTGGCTGTGCCGTGACCAAAGGTACGAATCTTCTACATATAAACATTTTCAATATCTAGCTCATTCCCATGAAGTATCAATAAGTATGTCGCTGTCAAAGTGCTTACCAGAACGTACGATCGTTCGGAGCCAGCCTGGTCTAGGGAGCTCGGAGTTTACGAACACCTAAGCAGACTGAATTCATCACATGTTGGAAATGCCTATATTCGTGGACTTTATGATATCTTCGAACTTTCGAATCCATGCGGAGTCTACCGCTGTTTAGTACATCCAGCAATGCATTTGTCGATCAATACGCTACGAATGAGAGCAAGGTCCTGTAGATTAAGTGAACCTCTACTTAAGCAAACATTGATTTGTCTGCTGCAAGCTCTCGACTTTCTTCACAGTGAGATAAATATCGTTCATACTGGTAAGATCCCCTGTTCTTGGCGGTTCCTTTGCATATGTTAAGAACACCATAGATATTAAGGCCTCGAACATCATGCTTAGCATTGAAGATGAGGCAATTCTTACAGAATTTGAAAAGGATGAGCAAGAACACCCAAGTTGGCGAAAGATTGTGGATAAAAACCACGTTAGATACGCCTCTCGGAAGCTTTCACTGCCGTGCAATGACTTATGGGGCCAGCCAGTACTGTGTGACCTTGGGGAGGCTAAGATTGGAAATTCTCATAAAGGGAATATTCAATCCGACATATATTATGCCCCTGAAGTGCTTTTTGACATGCCATGGAGATCTAGCGCTGATATATGGAATGTCGGCGTCATGGTAAGTTGAGTCCTGTGACCATGAGGGCCGTTCTCACTGACATGTTCAGATCTGGGATATCTTTGAAAACAAACATTTGTTCAATGCACTTGACGAAGACAAAAAATATTCTCCATCCCATCATGTTGCCGAAACGGTGGCCTATCTTGGTCTGCCACCACTTCACTTTCTCTAGCGAAAAGTGAAGAAACATGTAATGTATTTGACCATAATGGTCGGTTATTGTCTGCCAAGCGAGAATGGAGCTAACGGCCACATAGGTAAATGGTTGGGTGTAGGTGGTGTCTCCATACCGTTAATCTCCATGGAGCAGTCGGAAGAACACCGAAGTAGTCAAGATAAACAGCAGTTCCTCCATTTCATGCGGTTAATGCTCCAGTGGGTCCctgaggagagaaagacggCGAAAGAACTATTGGATGATCCGTGGCTGAATTCGACGTGAATCACTCCCCTTCTCGATTCTTGAATTTATGGCCAAGTTCTGTATGAGCTTGGAATATATATCCTTTGGCTCAGAGACGTCAGAGTAGATACAGATAACCCGCCGAATACGAGATCTTTTGTCCCCTTCTCACGGAGACCAAATCCTGACCCAGACTCCAGACACTATAAGGGGAGAACACGGTTGTCGTTCGCTACACCGCGTGGACATGGACATGTGATAAAGCCATTATATGATAGTGGCAGTGTGAATCTGACTCTAGGGATAATTATGGTGACACTTCATTGTCATACTCTGCGGGAGTTGAACGAAAGACAatgaattaattattatgGTAGATATGAGACTGATTTTACCGCAATCTACCATCTGACGTTGCGATAACTGACCAGGAAACACAGTCAGCCCTGCAAGCACTGCTAGAAACCGAAATGGTAGAAGTTGATTCAAATGACATCGCTGGGCGTACACCACTGTCATATGCTGCGAAGGCCAAATGTCGAGGTCCACGGATCTTAGAGGCGCTGATCAAAACCGGGAAGGTGGATATCGAGTCAAAGATGTGAATGGGTGTACGCCAATCTCCTACGTTTTCGAAGCTTTGGGAAGACAGTATTCTCAATGTAGAACCACCTTTTGCTACTGGGAAGGTTGATATCATGTCAAAGGACAAGAATGGCCGCACGTCACTTTCATACGCTGAAGGGGCTGAAAGAGAGGATCTCAGAAAACTACTCATGGACGATCTGCAGTCAAGCGGGTAAGTCTCATGCTCCTTTTTATCTTGATCGTATCACACTCTATTGCGGTTGTTGGATATGTTGGTTTATAGGGACTATGGCTGATATAAACATGATAGTAGCTCAACCATTGAGGTGTCCGAATATTCATGAGTGGACCCATGAAAATTGTCTATTTTGAAATTTGAGTCCAATACGGCAGCTCGTGGAATTGAGAATTTGTCCGAAGGCATACATTTCAGGGCTGAGGATGATACTGGAAATAAGTGTACGAATTGTGTTAGAGTACGAGAGACCGCTACCTCTGTCCCTATGAAATCTACTGTCTGAGAGGATTCCAGCTTCAATTATTAGGAATCGAGATCAAATTGAAAGTTCTTGTGAGAGAGGATACTTTAACCTAAGCTATGCATATTGCCCTGCTACTGAAACTGCTAATTGTTGACCGTGTTTGCTGAGAGACACAATGCCCTGATGCCTCATATGTTTCCCtcccttgtttttcttcctttgtttctttcttgattGGTGAGACAGGGCGAGGTAATGCTAGCAGCTATGTCAATGACCAAGAACGAGAGGATACAACCTACAGATAGCCACACTTACTGGTCACCCGAATGTGAGAAGGTGTATTCAACCTCATGCAGGTGTCAATCCCATAAGCGACATTCGATGGCGAGCATGGTCACGCAGTTCTGAcaaacccaaagaaagaacCGTCATAGGGTTTTGACCGGCAACTATGTGTTTGCCAAAGAGATCCAGCTTCGTGAACTGGACCACATCGGTGTCGGGATCGGGAGCAGGAACAGGCCGCGGAAATATTGGCTAAACTCTTAGTATTAGCTTAGGCACGGTTTCGAGATAGCACGGTTCGTACCTTTTCGCACATCATAAGACCCCCTGCCGGATTTCGTGTCCATACTTCCACCTTACCTTTACATCTAGTGCGGACACACTTGGACCACTTCAACAAGATCACCACATTGACTGTAGTGGATCCATACATCCATAGGTCTTTATCAGCGTGCAAGCGCGGCCACGATTCACTGAATCCACTTTCAACAACAATTGAAGGTAGGTCGTCTGTAGCCGGACATAAAAACAAGTCTGGCTCCTTCGATGAATGCGTGTATTGCCCCGTAAATCCATCAAGAGCTATGACCAAGGATTAGTATACTAAGACTAGACTGTAGAGTAAAGAGCATACTCGTTCCTGCTCCAATATCGAAAATATCACTTTCGGCCTCGTTCATGAGCCCTTTCCTTACCCAAACACCGCTAGTATAGCCAACCCATCTGATCTGCACACCGTGGAGTTCTGTCAACCTTACTCGGATCCAAAGCGTTCCAGTGCGTGCATTGAAGTTTGCCCTACCTCATGTCAAATGGATGCACCGTAGAACTGCTTGAGTATTATCGTACCTTGCATTGCTTGCCTCGAAAATACCAGACTCTAAGAAAGTGCGACAGATCAGACTGCCTTGCTCAGGTGGTATATATTCGTAAACGAGCTCAGTGAATTCTCTAATAGTGGGGATCTTGTGAATGATCTCATTGAAGATGGCTTCAGTGGATCGTTGTGGAGCTTCGGGAGAACTGTTGCTTCGTCGCTTTCGAGTAGAAGGTGGTGAAGCTAACTTAGGTGAATCAAGCGGCCACTCGAAATTGAATAAAGGTGCTGGAAGTCTGAATGGCATCTTGATATACcacaagagaaaagattaaAGGATTCTACAGAATTTACTTTCAAGGTATGCAGGAAGAGGCAAGGTGTGAAGCAAGATAGCTAGGATTCATGATCGCCTAAAGCATAAAAGCTTTCATATTCACCGGTTGACAGTCATCTTTGGTTCATAATGACGACGCGAGTTCCAAAATCCATCATAACTACCTTTGCGGTGAAGTATCGACATGGTAATCAACGAGAATAGAGATGGTGGGAGGATAGGATCATAGGACTGGAGTATAGGAGAAGTAGGAATCAGCGGAAGTTGTGAAGTCAGTCTATATATAGCCTGAAGGAGGTTAGCCAGCTAAAGTGGATATCGAGCGTGGACTCCTGAGCCCACTAGTGTATAGTCTATTATCAAATGTACCAGAGTTCTATTTCTTCCCCAACACCGACATACCAGATACATAGAACCTCACCTACTCCCTAGACTCTACTATCAATACAGAAATACTATCTACTTTCCACTGCTCTATTCCGCGGCAATCAAGCCATCGCTGGATTCGTCGTACCACACAGAGGTGAGCCCGCATAAATAGATTGACGGAGTGCAAGAGACTACTAAAGACACAACTGCTCGCCCGAAATAGCCAACACTATATAGAATACCTTCTTTTCGGAAGGATCGATTGAATAATTATCACTGTTTAGCCTGATTCCGTTCTATGCAATCGGTTGTTCAATATGATGCCGGTGTTTTGCTGAGTATGATTGGTCAGGAGCTGGGGATTGGAATGGACGGGGCGTTTGGTACgctcttttccttcgttcTGTGGTGGTGTTCTTTGTTCGACCAAGACGATGCTTATAGGGTTATTTTGAATAGTCCTGACTCCTCTATTCACAGAAGGCAACTTTGCATTACATTTCAGTAGTGTCGTTGGGGTATGGTTTTGTGAGTCAGAGGAAGTTTGTATGTTTAGAGCTTCTGGTAAAGTATGCGGTAGACAATTGTAAGGTTATGCTGCTATCGTAACCATAAGTGTAGACATGAAGCCATGAatcagtacatacatatattcCAATCCTCGTTTACATTCTCCACACCCACCACTCGAATGTGAGTCCTCAGTCACACGATTGACGAAATCACACCCTCCCCGTCACAGGTCGATGCTTTATGAACATCTCGGGCGGGAACTTACCCCGGTCGCTATGATCTTCGACACATCGGCTCTCAGTCCTTGGTGTCTCCGCTTCCACGAACGACATCAACTTCCGCCACTCCGATAACACCACGTCGATCTCCATCTTGGAGTCCCCAACAATCGCATCCATCTTGATATCGTTTCGGTCGTATCCGAACGGATCTTCCAGTTGTGATCCGATCCCTTCGATTCCGTATAATGTGAAAATAACCAGACTGACAATGGGAACAGTCCACCAGCCCAGATCATCCACCATTCCGAAGGGCAGGACGCAGCCAAAGAGAGCCAGGACTTGTTTTTGGTGAATCCTACATTATCATCAGCATCCTCTGCCGAGACAATAACAGTAAATGGGGGTTTATAGAAGGAAGAAACTCACAAATGCGCAACAGGAATAGGCGTCAACCgaatcatctccatcttccccaCCGCATCCAACAACGAATTCAACTGCGCCTGCATCTGACTCGCCCCAGGCGCATGATACCAGCCCCTCTCTACACCCCTCTTGATGAAACCATCTATGAAGAAACTTAATTGGAACGGCAGCGTTAACCCTTCATCCTCGTGACCCTCGAGTCCCTTGGGGAGCAGATTCGCGTAGTCGGGGTTATATGCCGCGACTCCGTCCTCGCCGACGTCGTCCCCAAAGGAGTAGAAGGCAGCGCCATATTCGGCGCGGAGGTGGTTTTTCACAGCGTAAGGTATGGCCATGAGGATGCGGATGGTGCgttcaatgtcttccttTTCGTCTTGGCGGAGGGGACGCGAGGTGCTGTAGCCGTTGGTGAGGATGGTACGCACCAGGTTGCGAATACAGGTAGTTAGGGTTGTGAGGCTGCTGCGGCCGTCCCAGAAGCGGTTGTAGCTGGTTTGGTTGCGGAAGACGAGCATAAGGCCCACCACTattgagagagaggggaTCTGTTTTTAGTAGTTAGTTGTATGCTTTTTGGAGAGCACATTACGAATGAGAACCAGGCCTTACAATGCTACTGGGTAGTCCGACGGTATCAAAAATGTACAGATCTAGATAGACGACGAAGGCCGTGAACAGTGCGTGGAAGAGTACGGGCACGATGATGGCGCCGTGGATGGCGCCTTTAATGAATCGGAAGACTAGAGGCCATCTAAAGAAGCCTTCGATCAGACCCGATCCAGTCCCAGTTGCGCGGTACGTACCTTCGCGGCTTCTGTCGATGGGACAGGAGATGCGGGTGTGTGCCATGCCGGACAAAGGTGTTTTGCCGGCTCAGCACGGGGGTGGACGGGGCGCTCAAGGCTAATCGCATTTTCCTGCGGTCATTCGAGTGTTGCGGGATCAATAATGTATGTCGAAGTGCGtgagaagaggaaattgtCCCAGGCAGCGGTCAACCAAAACAAAGGGTCAGGTTGTTTCGACTAAAAGACTGGGAGGGGTACGGCGGTCCCTCGAGCAAATCACGAGAGACGAAGCGACACACTAACAATGGTGGTTCGTGCCACTAATCATAGTCTGGGCATAGTTTAAAAAGTTCCCGCGTCCTATCGCCATGTTCGATGCGCTGCCGATCTTCTGTGAGATGACGTCGCTTCGATTCTGGGGTAGTAATTGGATATCTGCACGGAATTATGTGGAGGCGCTCTGAAAGTATAAGACGAGCGCTATTCATGATCACTGGCTGGCCACCGTTCGATGGCGTGGCGGTCGCAGGAAGGTTGCAAGATGGACTCTCCGGCGAGCCAAGAAATGGAATTGTTGCTTTAGTAGCTGGGTTGGCCAGTGCGGTTCCCACGCACGGTCGCAGTATAATGTATGTACACACATGCTCAATCAGGCgctataaaaatagaacGAAAAGGAAAGTGTAAGAAAAAACGAATGCGGACGAGGAGATCGTCGAGGGACCACCGGCAACCTTAGCTAGATCGCAGGACGTATGCAGAGAACAAAACACCAATACCAGCCGGCTAAAGTGCACCGCTGGGCTGCCAGCGAGGACGGCGCAATGGAGAACCTGGCCAAGCCGACCGGGAGGAGCAATCCGGCGATGCGAAATGGGGGTATAATTCAAAACCAAGGGCAGATGGGTTCCAGATTGCGATGCTAGATATAGAGATAGAAAATAACTATGCTGGGGTGTTTAATTGTAAATGATGCAAGGGGGTTAACGAGAAGAAACACGTGAGAAGGCCGCAGATAGCCTTTGATGGGACGCCTAGTGGTCGTTGACAAAGAGTCTCCCCGCTCACAAAGGTCAATGTAGGTCATTGCGCATGGACTCCCATGGCGTTGTATTCCATAGGACTGTCCTTCTTCATGACATGCTAGCCCGGCCGTCAAATACCAGAGGACCGGAATCATTGCGTGGCGTCAGAGGGTTATCATCGGAGGACTCAGAACGAACGGGTGTATCTGCACGCAGCTGCGCCTGCCGGCACTGAAGAGCACTAGCCGTAGGAACCGGTATCCCGATACTCCCAGTGACAACAGGGGATGGATCGGCCACACGGGGTGTCTCATCATCAGATTCTCTCGATGTACGGTTTTCATTGAGGTGCATAGTCCCGACATCATGAGTAAGCCCTGCTGCCGCGGACAAAGAATTTGGCAGGGCATCCACGGAGTCTTGCGAGGAGTTGGAGGCCTCGGGAGTTGGGTTGGTTTCTAGTTGAGGGGTGCGAGTTTCGGATCGACGGTCCTGGGATGAATCTCGTTGTTCCTCTGTGGAGGTGGGCTTTTGCTCCACCTCCTCGTAATCGTTCGAATCATCGACCTCGGCGCTGAGATCCGTGTATGCACGGCAATTCGGGCACTGGAACATAGGGTAATCCGGTGTATGAATGAGGCGACTAACGCACTTGTAGTGCCAAACATGGGCACACGCTGCCATGAACAGACACTGATAAGGTCTCTACACTCGGCGTTAGCCACAAACTGACAGGATAAACCAGCAAAGGAAAACGAAAGGCCAAGATAAATGGAAGCGGTGAGACAAACCAAGACAGATCCAAGACAAATCGAGCACTCACGGCACCCAGAATAGTCCGCCGTTTCGCCTTTACCTAAGTTTTTAATGAGACTCTCGGTGTTTTTACTAGAGCCTTGTTAGCATCGTCGTCTTCCTACTTCGGTGTGTGGACCATACTTGAACTCGTTaggctgctgctgccaggACCGGTTGCATTCAATGCGAATCCGAACGCATCGGAAAATCATCTCTTCCCCACCTCTGAAATCAATACCAAGCTGCACGATATCACCATCCTTCACTGTATATAGCCGAGACGCCATGTTGGGCTGACTCAATCGCATGTGGTTTAAAAAGGTTCCCGATGAGCTTCCGACATCCTTGATGTGCCACTGCCCGTTCAGGTACAGAAATTCACAATGTTTTCGACTGACGACCTTCGACTTGAAACCAACTGGCGCATCGGAGGGCTCTGTGGGGTTTGCGACGGGCAGGCCATCTCGTTCAGAGTATCGCCCGACCTTGATGACACTACTCTCCGATGGTAGCGTTCGAGAGATGGGGATAAAGGGTAAGGACGGTCTTGAATTCCCGTGCGAATCCTGGTGAGGGAAAAAACGAATGGTGGCTTTCTGCTTTGGGCGtggcgatgaagaagagtTTTCATTGGTAACCGGGTCGGGGCAGTCTAACAGCCCATTTTGCAGGTTGGTCGGCGCCGATGCTGGCGTCGTGTCCACCTCCGGTCTCGTATCTGGGGTTTGAGACAACCCTCTCAGCCGCGCCATCCTGCCTTGGGTCTGCGTCCGACGAGGCTCGTGCGAAGAAGGGGGGGAGGTTGATGACTCGGAGGAGCGATTCTGGGAACGCAGGTCGAGATCAAAACCGCGGTAGCCTGGAAACAAGACAGAACTGTAGCGGGCGAGGgtcgatgaagatggctcAGAGTCGGGACATGGGGCCGGGTTATTGGTCCCCACAGGTGGATGAGCAGATTCGGTACCGGTGGAGGCAGATGACGCGGGAGAAAACCAAGATACTCGACTACTGAAGGTATGTCGACGGGCGATCGGTTGTTGACTGTTGGTATTAGaggttgatgatgacgaggaggaggattgagAGGAGAAATGATTTTGGGTATAAGCGCGCAGTTGGCTAAGGCGGCGGAGGGGCCCCGAACGAGCGTCTGATGGGAAGTTCGACGAGGCGGAGGCGGAAACGGATGCAGACATTCGGTTGGGTCAGAAATTAATTGGTTGCCTGAGGAGgagacagaaaaataaaacaagacaaaaaaaagacaatTATTCACCCGGGCGAAAGGGTTAAAATAGGAAAATAACTTGCAATAATATGAAAAATCAACAGAAGAATGATACTGAATCCGTcagttaaaaaaaaaataataataaagaaaaaaaatatagaaaagaaaagaaatcagaaatcaatcaaaataataACAATCATACACTGGGAGCTTCGTCCGATCTGCGCAACCGCCCTATATTGGGATCTCCCTTAAGACAATATCCGATCGGGTCACGAAAGTGGATTTTCTAGTCAGAAAGCGTGACGTACTACAGGGATGCAAGAGTGAAACCGGAGGGAGTAAATAAGGAGTCAGAATAAAATCACAAAAAAACAAACGCACGGGTGTACAGAGGAAGGTTGCAAGAGCTTTAAAAGGATCAAAGCGATGCTCTAGTGATTTGAGAAAACGGACACTAGAccagaagaggagagaggcgACGAAGGCCAGagtagaaaaaaaagggggaaagggtATGATTGTTGTTGGCAAAGATGGCAAGTAGCTTAAGTATGCGAGTCAGATGGTAAGATCTGCCAGTGGGGCATCTGAATGGGATGGTATGGCTTGGTAGGTATGCGTGAAGTTGTAGCTATCTGAACGTCTGGGTGAACCCCCTCACAATAACAAACACGCGACCCCGTCGGTGAGCAAAAGGTACTATTTTCCCAGTCCCTTGGCCTCCAGATTCGATATGGAATGGTTGTAGAAGGATCTATCAAGGACTGATTTGGCGGATAAAACAGTTCGTCCGCTGCGCAACAACAAAAGAATCATGCATTAAGATTCTATTGATTCTTCTGTTCCCGCAGTAAGCTTCCTTCCGCCGTGGATCATCATGCAGTTGACAGGCCCGGAATACATCAAGGACGTTTTTGCGGTATCAGAGAGTTTGGTGAAATTCCGACTTGGAACGTGCTGAGATAAGAGTCTTAGTCAGTTTCCCAAAAGAGCTTCTTGGTAACTTGAAGTTACTGAATCCGACAGCAAAACTACGCGAATTGGACCTCGTCTTCGAGAACTGGTGGCAAGTTCTCCGATTTTCGCATTGATCTTTTTATGGTTGGTTGCTAAGACGCTTAAGATATCGTCCTATAGACTAGGACTGCTCCGCAGTTGGTGTCGGGTCTTAGTTTGCGGGGCAACACGAGGAAGGGATAACATGCGACGGGTCATTCCAATCATCGTTCGCAGGTATTTGACCTAAACTCCGTTGTCTGGAGGTACAGCCTTATTACTTAGACAAAATGGCGTCCATGGCGGCTCCATGTGACCCTCTTTGGCCACCGCCTCACGTGGGAGGCGGGCAACATTGAACAGTGAGCATTCATGGACTGAATAAATCAATGTCGGTTATACGGGACGGTGATTACCTGCGTGGATCACTCAAGTTGGACGGGTCTCGGTGGAAGTAACTGGTTATGGCATGTTCAACGGTTAGCTGAGATGATGGGTCCTTTTTTTACCAATTAGTCCGTCCGATTCTCCAATACTTCCGAATCCCGAAGCCGACTGACCAGAACGCGGAGaccgccttcttcttttttcctttttcttttttttcttccccctcttgGCTCCAAAGTGGGCTATTATGACGTAGTACCACGTCTAATTAATGTTTATGGGAGCCAAAGTGCTAACCCAAGGATGGACGGATCCATTGCCGGGATCGGCAGCAACCAGGCCTGCATCTTATCCAAGCATTTGGACAGACTACTGTTCGAATGCCACGAGCTTGAGTAAGCTCAGGCAAACCGAAATTTCTTATAGAAGACAAACCCCGTTCCACAAAGTACAGCGTTCAAACCAGAATGATACCTTcagttatataaaaaaaataccTGCTCCTGCAGAGCCCTACTTGGGTAAATGGGAACCACCCGCTATGGCCAACAGCCCGTTGATCATTCATCCTTTGTCTGGTGATCATGTCGCATCACTCGTCAAGTGCTGGCTTCCGGTGTACAGGCGATATTTTGGTAAGAAATAGGTGATATTAGTAAGCTTCGAGGTTTGTCGGATATACCCATATGCacataataaatattttctattagtatataaaatactaatacCATACGGGCGGTATCAGTCTCCGGATACGGATCCTTTTCGGTTGTTATGACGAAGGACTAGAGGGGTGAGGAAATCTATCCAAGTGTTTCTGTTGAGTACTGAGTAAGACGGTCCCCCGTGACCGTAAGAATGATTCTCACAACCGTGAGTGTCATGTCGAACCCTTAAGTTTGCCGGGTGGATCGGCGGGTAGCCCCATGATTAGACCAGGGAGGGTTATACTTTGCTCATCCATTGTTGGTGGGGGAGGGTTGCCAGgatggaggatgatggaGATTGCTCTGATGTCCACTAAGTGATCGATATGTAGAAATAGCTTGGACCTTTTCCAAATGGTGGGTCGATCAAATTGAAATATGTGATGGATGACAGACTGGAGATATAGCAGCATACAGcgtacatactgtacatgaTAAACAAAATGAAACAGGTGAAGGTATGTCCGCATGACCGTACCATACACAAAACAGTTGTTGATATATATTGATCTACTCGAATAACAATGAATTATATAGTTGGACCAATGAGGAAAAATACTGGGAATTGATTTAACCATAacataaaattaattcaattaTTGAC
This DNA window, taken from Aspergillus flavus chromosome 5, complete sequence, encodes the following:
- a CDS encoding uncharacterized protein (expressed protein), which translates into the protein MVEVDSNDIAGRTPLSYAAKAKCRGPRILEALIKTGKLWEDSILNVEPPFATGKVDIMSKDKNGRTSLSYAEGAEREDLRKLLMDDLQSSGSTIEVSEYS
- a CDS encoding Bestrophin, RFP-TM, chloride channel-domain-containing protein, whose translation is MAHTRISCPIDRSREVFRFIKGAIHGAIIVPVLFHALFTAFVVYLDLYIFDTVGLPSSIIPSLSIVVGLMLVFRNQTSYNRFWDGRSSLTTLTTCIRNLVRTILTNGYSTSRPLRQDEKEDIERTIRILMAIPYAVKNHLRAEYGAAFYSFGDDVGEDGVAAYNPDYANLLPKGLEGHEDEGLTLPFQLSFFIDGFIKRGVERGWYHAPGASQMQAQLNSLLDAVGKMEMIRLTPIPVAHLIHQKQVLALFGCVLPFGMVDDLGWWTVPIVSLVIFTLYGIEGIGSQLEDPFGYDRNDIKMDAIVGDSKMEIDVVLSEWRKLMSFVEAETPRTESRCVEDHSDRASPPSTRKRRSNSSPEAPQRSTEAIFNEIIHKIPTIREFTELVYEYIPPEQGSLICRTFLESGIFEASNARANFNARTGTLWIRVRLTELHGVQIRWVGYTSGVWVRKGLMNEAESDIFDIGAGTTLDGFTGQYTHSSKEPDLFLCPATDDLPSIVVESGFSESWPRLHADKDLWMYGSTTVNVVILLKWSKCVRTRCKGKVEVWTRNPAGGLMMCEKPIFPRPVPAPDPDTDVVQFTKLDLFGKHIVAGQNPMTVLSLGLSELRDHARHRMSLMGLTPA